Proteins encoded within one genomic window of Sphingomonas sp. KRR8:
- a CDS encoding flagellar basal body rod C-terminal domain-containing protein, translating to MSLSDILGSALSGLNAAQAGMRSTSNNIANVSTPGYAREEISLSTGVTGGRVTGVRVGEPDRVANRFLEANVYRRSGDWGQAAVTSDYLGRLQSMLGAPGSASSVSARLDALQGAATTMTGSGASEQSIRTFTAQVQDSVQALQQVESDATTLRMDAESEVGNTVESINDLLGRISTLNDTVSRQLAQGSNAGGAKDLRMSAIEQLSSLIKVTTREQPDGRISLDTASGTVLVDRKPRMLSYAAGSGDGVDQPSYPSIDVRFVNPDGSPGAATGERIDTAGVGGKLGGLLELRDRTLPEFASQVGQLFGGLAEALNAASNASTTVPPPAALAGGQTGLYAGDRLGFSGKAVFAVTSASGALVARATVDFGALGAGGTVADAVAAINAGLGGSATATFSNGRLTLNASGTGNGVVVAQDSTDPSLRAGVGFSQFFGLNDLVVDPSRTLTPSGLTTADPHGFSTGQTMQLVIRDPRGRTLAQETLAPVSGGTMGDLVSSLNAGPAAAYGSFALDPRGRVAFTPDPSIPTATVSVITDSTDRLGTGRSFSSLVGLDDSRSTLRAAAVRSDILASAQRLPLARFDQTAAIGQRALGPGDTRGATDLVDQLAASRDLGPAGTLSVNRMTTLVFGRAAQQSSQADSALGDSEARKTDAVNRRDEYSGVNIDEELSRLVVLQNSYSASARVMTTATQMYDTLLGMVK from the coding sequence ATGTCGCTGTCGGACATCCTCGGCAGTGCGCTGAGCGGACTCAACGCCGCCCAGGCGGGGATGCGTTCCACCTCCAACAATATCGCGAACGTCTCGACGCCCGGCTACGCACGCGAGGAAATCTCGCTCAGCACGGGCGTGACCGGCGGCCGGGTGACTGGCGTGCGGGTGGGCGAGCCCGACCGGGTCGCCAACCGTTTCCTGGAGGCAAACGTCTATCGGCGCTCCGGTGACTGGGGCCAGGCGGCGGTGACGTCGGATTACCTTGGCCGGCTGCAGTCGATGTTGGGCGCCCCGGGCTCCGCTTCGAGCGTTTCGGCGCGCCTGGACGCGCTGCAGGGCGCCGCCACGACCATGACCGGCAGCGGCGCGTCGGAGCAGTCGATCCGAACCTTCACGGCGCAGGTCCAAGACTCAGTCCAGGCGCTGCAGCAGGTGGAGAGCGACGCGACCACCTTGCGGATGGACGCCGAGAGCGAAGTCGGGAATACGGTCGAGAGCATCAACGACCTGCTGGGCCGGATCAGCACCCTTAACGACACCGTGTCGCGGCAGCTGGCGCAAGGCAGCAACGCGGGCGGTGCCAAGGATCTGCGGATGAGCGCGATCGAGCAGCTGTCGTCGCTCATCAAGGTCACCACGCGCGAGCAGCCGGACGGCCGCATCTCCCTCGATACCGCAAGCGGAACGGTGCTGGTCGATCGCAAGCCGCGCATGCTGAGCTATGCCGCGGGATCGGGCGACGGGGTCGACCAGCCTTCCTATCCTTCGATCGACGTGCGCTTCGTCAATCCGGACGGCAGCCCTGGCGCCGCGACCGGCGAGCGGATCGACACTGCCGGCGTGGGCGGCAAGCTCGGCGGACTGCTGGAGTTGCGTGACCGCACGCTTCCCGAGTTCGCCAGTCAGGTCGGACAATTGTTCGGTGGGCTTGCCGAGGCGCTCAATGCAGCAAGCAATGCCAGCACCACTGTTCCGCCACCGGCAGCCCTGGCGGGTGGACAGACAGGATTATACGCAGGCGACCGGCTGGGCTTCAGCGGCAAAGCCGTGTTCGCGGTCACCTCGGCAAGCGGTGCGCTTGTTGCCCGAGCCACCGTCGACTTCGGTGCGCTTGGCGCGGGCGGCACGGTGGCCGACGCCGTTGCTGCGATCAACGCGGGCCTGGGCGGATCGGCCACAGCGACATTTTCCAACGGGCGCCTGACCTTGAATGCATCGGGCACCGGCAATGGCGTCGTGGTGGCGCAGGACAGTACCGACCCTTCGCTCCGCGCCGGCGTCGGCTTTTCGCAATTTTTCGGCCTGAACGACCTGGTCGTCGATCCGTCGCGAACCTTGACGCCGAGCGGACTGACCACTGCCGATCCGCACGGTTTCAGCACTGGGCAGACCATGCAGCTGGTGATCCGCGATCCGCGTGGTCGGACGCTCGCGCAGGAAACGCTAGCGCCGGTATCGGGTGGCACCATGGGCGACTTGGTGAGCTCGCTCAACGCCGGCCCGGCTGCCGCTTACGGGAGCTTCGCACTCGATCCGCGCGGGCGAGTGGCGTTCACCCCGGATCCGAGCATTCCCACTGCAACGGTCAGCGTCATCACGGACTCGACCGACCGGCTGGGAACGGGCCGCTCCTTCTCTTCGCTCGTCGGCCTCGATGACAGCCGTTCCACTTTGCGCGCAGCGGCGGTGCGGAGCGACATCCTCGCATCGGCCCAGCGCCTGCCGCTGGCCCGCTTCGATCAGACGGCGGCGATCGGCCAGCGCGCCCTTGGACCCGGCGACACACGCGGGGCGACGGACCTGGTTGATCAACTGGCGGCGAGCCGTGATCTCGGTCCGGCCGGTACCTTGTCAGTCAATCGCATGACGACCTTGGTATTCGGCCGGGCCGCTCAGCAATCCTCGCAGGCGGACTCCGCCCTCGGCGACAGCGAGGCCCGGAAGACCGACGCGGTCAATCGGCGCGATGAATATTCGGGCGTGAACATCGACGAGGAACTGTCGCGGCTGGTGGTGCTGCAGAACAGCTATTCGGCATCGGCCCGGGTCATGACCACGGCGACGCAAATGTACGACACGCTGCTCGGCATGGTGAAGTAA
- a CDS encoding DUF6468 domain-containing protein codes for MSIATTVNLVLVILCLAVLVQCHRMMRSLDGFRRADLPGTAAALETATTEACRVLEQLRRLLSEETPSKLRALGEAERIGDELAVMIGIANASADRLLETAKTARKPTRSREAKAAA; via the coding sequence ATGAGCATTGCAACCACCGTCAACCTGGTCCTCGTCATCCTCTGCCTGGCTGTGCTGGTGCAATGCCATCGCATGATGCGAAGTCTCGATGGTTTCCGCCGGGCAGACCTTCCCGGTACCGCGGCCGCGCTGGAGACTGCGACGACCGAAGCCTGCCGGGTGCTCGAGCAGCTTCGCCGACTGCTTTCCGAGGAAACCCCGTCCAAGCTGCGCGCCCTGGGTGAGGCGGAGCGGATCGGTGATGAGTTGGCCGTGATGATTGGCATCGCTAACGCCAGCGCGGACCGGCTGCTGGAAACGGCCAAGACTGCGCGCAAGCCGACCCGCTCGCGCGAGGCAAAGGCGGCAGCATGA
- the flgE gene encoding flagellar hook protein FlgE, with translation MSLYSALYAGVSGLGAQSSAMATVADNITNINTVGYKGVATEFSTLVTDGRMKSSYSAGGVAAAPQALISKQGLLQASANQTDLAIDGAGFFVVRSGEDPGSDVAFTRAGAFKPDLQGFLRNTSGYYLQGWRLDAQGKYTDTGNLGALEPVRLSELTGSATPTTKIQMRANLQSDATAFSGTYAAGDMASGTTPPTFSRTLDVYDAQGGAHRVTVGFLKTGANSWQTEAYAVSASDVSATGGLLVNGTLAFNPDGSLNVTGSSPALFAPITPSWTNGAGAQPISLALGSNGGLDGLTQFGGTSALISSSVDGGLLGNIASIEVSDKGVVSAIFEDGTARAVYQLPVATFQNPDGLTRLTGNAYSVSGLSGSAAINQPGALGSGSISSSTLEASNVDLAQEFTNMIRFQRAYSASSKIITTVDDMLQELSNLKR, from the coding sequence TTGAGCCTTTATTCCGCACTTTATGCCGGTGTGTCGGGCCTCGGCGCGCAATCAAGCGCGATGGCGACGGTCGCCGACAACATCACCAACATCAACACGGTCGGCTACAAGGGAGTGGCGACCGAATTCAGCACACTGGTCACCGACGGACGCATGAAGAGCAGCTATTCGGCGGGCGGAGTCGCGGCCGCTCCGCAGGCGCTCATCTCCAAGCAGGGCCTGCTCCAGGCCAGCGCCAACCAGACCGACCTGGCGATCGACGGCGCGGGCTTCTTCGTGGTTCGCAGCGGTGAGGATCCGGGAAGTGACGTGGCCTTCACCCGCGCGGGCGCATTCAAGCCGGACCTCCAGGGATTCCTCCGCAACACCAGCGGCTATTATCTCCAGGGTTGGCGGCTCGACGCGCAGGGCAAATATACGGACACCGGCAACCTTGGTGCGCTTGAGCCGGTGCGGTTGAGCGAGCTGACGGGCTCGGCGACGCCCACCACCAAGATCCAGATGCGCGCCAATCTCCAATCTGACGCCACCGCGTTCAGCGGGACCTATGCCGCTGGTGACATGGCGAGTGGAACCACACCGCCGACCTTCAGCCGGACCCTCGACGTGTATGACGCTCAAGGCGGCGCGCACCGGGTGACTGTCGGTTTCCTGAAGACGGGTGCGAACAGCTGGCAGACGGAAGCGTATGCCGTGTCCGCCAGTGACGTCAGCGCGACTGGCGGGCTGCTGGTCAATGGTACGCTTGCGTTCAATCCAGACGGCAGCCTCAACGTCACCGGGTCGTCCCCTGCCCTGTTCGCGCCGATCACGCCGAGCTGGACCAACGGGGCGGGAGCGCAGCCGATCTCGCTGGCGCTGGGCAGCAACGGCGGCCTCGACGGGCTTACCCAGTTCGGCGGCACGTCGGCGCTGATCAGCTCGTCGGTGGACGGTGGATTGCTCGGCAACATCGCATCGATCGAAGTGAGCGACAAAGGCGTGGTTAGCGCCATCTTCGAGGACGGAACGGCACGCGCCGTCTACCAGCTGCCGGTCGCCACCTTCCAGAATCCGGACGGGCTGACGCGGCTGACCGGCAACGCCTATTCCGTCTCGGGCCTCAGCGGGAGCGCGGCGATCAACCAGCCCGGCGCACTCGGTTCGGGCAGTATCTCGAGCTCGACGCTGGAGGCATCAAACGTCGATCTGGCCCAGGAATTCACCAACATGATCCGCTTCCAGCGGGCCTACAGCGCGTCGTCCAAGATCATCACGACGGTGGACGACATGCTGCAGGAACTCAGCAACCTGAAGCGCTAG
- a CDS encoding flagellin, producing MVRIATIPLQRTLFDAIGQSQLRLAEAQQQMASGKKATTLSALGSEAVRTLSARSLLARQQSEAVVANRLKSTLALVDSHLTAADDSLGSLKTQLLKGIGEGRTDGLQGIIDEAFQTFRVAMNADEGGAPLFGGAQVDLPFKPATLADTIGMATSAAFTNDQVKSTARVADGLDVTVGIVASDIGSDVFEAFRTLAEAGTIGTVPTAAQSAALQTAAAKLDSGIKQLRAQSSENGRRQAQVDTLADRASERSTILQDLISKNEDADMAEVASKLTLRQTALQASYSVFAKLSGLSLVNYLR from the coding sequence ATGGTCCGCATCGCTACCATTCCGCTTCAGCGCACCCTGTTCGATGCCATCGGGCAGTCGCAATTGCGACTGGCAGAAGCGCAGCAGCAAATGGCCAGCGGCAAGAAGGCGACCACGCTTTCGGCCCTCGGCAGCGAGGCCGTGCGGACGCTTTCCGCCCGCAGTTTGCTTGCCCGGCAGCAATCGGAGGCGGTGGTCGCCAACCGACTGAAGAGCACGCTGGCACTGGTCGACAGTCACCTGACCGCGGCGGACGATTCCCTTGGCTCCCTCAAGACCCAGCTGCTCAAGGGTATCGGCGAGGGCCGCACCGATGGGCTTCAGGGGATCATCGACGAGGCATTCCAGACGTTCCGCGTCGCCATGAACGCCGACGAGGGCGGAGCGCCGCTGTTCGGGGGGGCGCAGGTGGATCTGCCGTTCAAGCCCGCCACACTGGCCGACACGATCGGAATGGCCACCTCCGCCGCTTTCACGAATGACCAGGTCAAGTCCACCGCGCGCGTCGCCGACGGGCTGGACGTTACGGTTGGGATCGTCGCCAGCGACATCGGTTCCGATGTCTTCGAGGCGTTCCGCACACTTGCCGAGGCAGGCACGATCGGGACGGTTCCGACCGCCGCCCAATCTGCGGCGCTGCAGACCGCTGCTGCCAAGCTCGACAGCGGAATCAAGCAGCTGCGCGCGCAATCGTCGGAGAACGGGCGACGCCAGGCCCAGGTCGACACGCTGGCAGACCGCGCCTCCGAACGCTCGACCATTCTTCAGGACCTCATCTCCAAGAACGAGGATGCCGACATGGCCGAGGTAGCCAGCAAACTGACACTGCGGCAAACGGCATTGCAGGCCAGCTATTCGGTCTTTGCCAAGCTGTCGGGCCTGAGCCTGGTGAACTACCTGCGCTAG
- a CDS encoding flagellar biosynthesis repressor FlbT: MTLRIALKDGEKVVLNGAVLRSVGRTELLVESKAALLRGREIMSPEDAVTPAQQLYFHTMMAYIDPERRELHQRGVVDCLGQVARLLASPDANRLAMSFAGHAAGMQYYRALTDCRQLIAQEKEVLAAVDVPALAIAEPVTAAAA; encoded by the coding sequence ATGACGCTGCGCATCGCGCTCAAGGACGGAGAGAAAGTGGTGCTGAACGGCGCGGTGCTGCGCAGTGTCGGCCGCACCGAGCTGCTCGTCGAAAGCAAGGCTGCACTGCTCCGCGGACGGGAGATCATGTCGCCCGAAGACGCGGTCACCCCCGCGCAGCAGCTCTACTTTCACACCATGATGGCCTACATCGATCCCGAGCGGCGCGAGCTTCACCAGCGTGGCGTAGTCGACTGCCTCGGCCAGGTTGCGCGGCTGCTCGCCTCACCCGATGCCAACAGGCTGGCGATGAGCTTCGCTGGCCATGCCGCGGGCATGCAATATTACCGCGCGCTGACCGATTGCCGCCAGCTTATCGCTCAGGAGAAAGAGGTGCTTGCCGCAGTCGACGTGCCCGCATTGGCGATCGCCGAACCGGTCACCGCCGCAGCGGCCTGA
- a CDS encoding flagellar hook basal-body protein, whose product MDISSYVLLSHEQALQRRMDVVANNLANVSTTGFKRELPMFEEMVKPSEGEVPQDSKPVSYVLDHGAVHDSRGGGFNATGHPLDVAIDGPGYLGVTLPNGGTAYTRAGSLAVQDDGTLVTATGQPVRGEGGGAIRIPPDAAGRVAILTDGTVNGPSGPLGRLSVTRFGDESVLTARGDGLLDARSPGKELSAADTKLHSGGLEGSNVQPIVETTQMIEVLRAYQTSQHLADAIADLRKRALDRLSSFRN is encoded by the coding sequence ATGGACATTTCCAGCTACGTCCTGCTGAGCCACGAACAAGCGCTGCAACGGCGTATGGACGTGGTAGCCAACAACCTCGCCAACGTGTCGACCACCGGTTTCAAACGCGAATTGCCGATGTTCGAGGAAATGGTGAAGCCCAGCGAAGGCGAGGTCCCGCAGGACAGCAAGCCCGTGTCCTACGTGCTCGACCACGGAGCGGTGCATGACAGTCGCGGCGGCGGGTTCAACGCCACCGGCCACCCCCTGGACGTCGCCATCGATGGCCCGGGCTATCTTGGCGTGACGCTGCCTAACGGTGGCACCGCCTACACCCGGGCCGGCAGCCTTGCCGTGCAGGACGACGGAACATTGGTCACGGCGACCGGTCAGCCGGTGCGAGGTGAAGGTGGCGGCGCCATCCGCATCCCACCCGATGCCGCCGGACGGGTCGCGATCCTTACCGATGGCACCGTGAACGGGCCGAGCGGGCCACTGGGGCGGCTGTCTGTCACACGCTTCGGGGATGAAAGCGTGCTCACGGCGCGCGGCGACGGCCTGCTGGACGCCAGGTCACCGGGCAAGGAACTCTCCGCCGCGGACACCAAATTACATTCGGGCGGGCTTGAAGGGAGCAATGTCCAGCCGATCGTCGAGACGACCCAGATGATAGAGGTCCTGAGGGCCTATCAAACCTCGCAACATCTCGCCGATGCCATCGCCGACCTGCGCAAGCGGGCGCTCGATCGGCTCAGTTCCTTCCGCAACTAA
- a CDS encoding sigma-70 family RNA polymerase sigma factor, whose product MSKTTAALECAVADVIANRAPEGERQSARQRSNTDRAFARILQLIAPRIRHFVRQYGLIQHWDDAEQCCAIAVHRAIEAYDPSKAQFTTFVNWQIRGELQSLRFRLMTDQRPSAKKVEATTISLHQVAVGPEGEETTLESTLVDDESLALTERAASDYLARAATEVLIEEFVRKGRSAAIEQLRRQQPKRQLARLRAAGGSTLNAAMLGIDPAEVEKIEEKFARDREILLTRVFGEADAAEELADPDISKERIRQIGKRASRAMADLTESNPRFVVMADYAGSKSKRLAA is encoded by the coding sequence TTGTCCAAGACCACTGCCGCGCTTGAATGCGCCGTCGCCGATGTCATCGCCAACCGTGCGCCGGAGGGGGAGCGCCAGAGCGCGCGCCAGCGCTCCAACACGGACCGTGCCTTCGCCCGCATTCTTCAGTTGATCGCACCGCGCATCCGCCACTTCGTGCGGCAGTATGGCCTCATCCAGCATTGGGACGATGCGGAGCAGTGCTGCGCCATCGCGGTGCATCGTGCGATCGAGGCCTATGACCCTTCAAAGGCGCAGTTCACCACCTTTGTGAACTGGCAGATCCGCGGTGAACTCCAGTCGCTCCGTTTCCGCCTGATGACTGACCAGCGGCCAAGCGCCAAGAAGGTCGAGGCGACTACCATCTCGCTCCACCAGGTCGCGGTCGGCCCGGAAGGCGAGGAAACGACCTTGGAATCGACCCTAGTCGACGATGAGTCGCTGGCGCTCACCGAACGCGCCGCTTCCGATTACCTGGCGCGGGCCGCGACCGAGGTCCTGATCGAGGAGTTCGTTCGCAAAGGTCGGAGCGCCGCCATTGAGCAGCTCCGCCGGCAGCAACCCAAGCGTCAGCTCGCCCGCCTTCGCGCCGCCGGTGGTTCCACGCTCAACGCCGCAATGCTCGGCATCGATCCGGCGGAGGTCGAGAAGATCGAGGAGAAGTTCGCCCGTGACCGCGAGATCCTCCTTACGCGCGTGTTCGGCGAGGCCGACGCCGCGGAGGAGCTGGCCGACCCGGACATCAGCAAGGAGCGCATCCGGCAGATCGGCAAGCGCGCTTCCCGCGCCATGGCCGACCTCACCGAGAGCAATCCGCGCTTTGTCGTGATGGCCGACTATGCTGGGAGCAAGAGCAAGCGCCTCGCGGCCTGA
- a CDS encoding flagellar basal body-associated FliL family protein, translating into MASADKDKEAPEAVAATETAEGEESAVAASAKGGKSKLLIIAAAALLLLGGGGGAAWFFFLRAPASASHDQKAEPVTAEELVDVAEMTVNLRTSDGGAKTLRVHLMLVPGDKKKEEITAALPLVIDAFQPFLRELRPEDIAGSAATFRIKEEMLVRANAVLGPKSVRDVLIQDLVQQ; encoded by the coding sequence GTGGCGTCTGCCGACAAGGACAAGGAAGCGCCGGAAGCGGTCGCAGCAACGGAGACTGCCGAAGGGGAGGAGAGCGCCGTTGCGGCGTCCGCAAAGGGTGGCAAGAGCAAGCTGCTGATCATCGCTGCCGCGGCACTGCTGCTGCTTGGCGGCGGTGGCGGAGCCGCTTGGTTCTTTTTCCTCCGGGCTCCGGCCTCGGCCAGCCACGATCAGAAAGCCGAACCGGTCACCGCCGAGGAGCTCGTCGACGTGGCGGAAATGACGGTCAACCTGCGTACCAGCGATGGCGGCGCGAAAACGCTTCGAGTCCACCTGATGCTGGTGCCCGGAGACAAGAAAAAGGAAGAGATCACCGCCGCGCTGCCGTTGGTGATCGACGCTTTCCAGCCCTTCCTGCGTGAACTTCGGCCCGAAGACATCGCCGGCTCCGCCGCGACCTTCCGCATCAAGGAAGAAATGCTGGTCCGCGCGAATGCGGTGCTCGGACCCAAGTCGGTTCGCGACGTCCTTATCCAGGATCTGGTGCAGCAATGA
- a CDS encoding peptidoglycan-binding protein, producing the protein MTSPSELQRLGPTARAQLIYGAARQGNELALWRAALGRTDPAAKTAPVGNGNPLLDFQSLLQALSPQPVVTEPNGEAVSSTQDSLSLGANQALAPQIEAAAERTHLPPAALAAIVDAESAKSAGGAWNGSARNPRSTATGLGQFLNHTWIGEAERSGTFLHQLAAARGWLGSDGRVAAAAREPLLALRTDPAASINAVADYARANLDRLARHGLQVGSSVEAVARTAWLAHHLGAGDAQRFLTGGLTDSRSSQLLSAQVGAASAGRRIAAAGDASSAHRQWLLSYLDRHLTPDKFTT; encoded by the coding sequence ATGACCAGCCCCTCGGAGCTTCAGCGCCTCGGGCCGACGGCCCGCGCCCAGCTCATCTATGGAGCCGCTCGGCAAGGCAATGAGCTTGCATTGTGGCGGGCCGCGCTGGGCCGCACGGATCCTGCCGCGAAGACTGCTCCCGTCGGCAACGGCAACCCTCTGCTCGACTTTCAGTCGCTGCTCCAGGCACTGAGCCCACAGCCTGTCGTCACGGAGCCGAACGGGGAGGCGGTGTCCAGCACGCAGGACTCGCTTTCCCTTGGCGCCAACCAGGCACTTGCTCCCCAGATCGAAGCCGCCGCCGAACGCACCCATCTGCCGCCAGCGGCGCTCGCCGCGATCGTCGATGCTGAGTCGGCGAAGTCCGCTGGCGGCGCCTGGAACGGCAGTGCGCGCAATCCGCGCTCCACGGCCACCGGGCTGGGCCAGTTCCTCAATCACACCTGGATTGGGGAGGCCGAGCGGTCCGGCACCTTCCTCCACCAGCTCGCCGCCGCCCGTGGATGGCTGGGATCGGACGGCAGGGTTGCAGCCGCCGCGCGCGAGCCGCTGCTTGCGCTGAGAACCGACCCTGCCGCCTCCATCAACGCCGTCGCGGATTATGCCCGGGCGAACCTCGACCGTCTCGCTAGGCACGGGCTTCAGGTCGGAAGCAGCGTGGAGGCGGTCGCTCGAACCGCCTGGCTCGCGCACCATCTCGGCGCCGGCGACGCGCAGCGCTTTCTGACCGGTGGACTGACGGACTCCAGGTCAAGTCAGCTGCTCTCGGCCCAAGTGGGTGCCGCTTCGGCCGGGAGGCGGATTGCAGCGGCCGGCGATGCGTCCTCCGCCCACCGCCAGTGGCTGTTGTCCTACCTCGACCGGCACCTGACGCCCGACAAGTTTACGACCTGA
- a CDS encoding FliM/FliN family flagellar motor switch protein: MTDDDFDLPDPPAAPLAGEGGAFGQADIDALFGDVGTTAPARTGLRALIENDSVRQERLPMLEVICDRVLRSFATAMRNLTSETIDVSLDGVSSGRFGDLMNHAPLPAMFGVFRIPEWDDYGVIIVEPALIYSSVDALLGGGKSGERQQRIEGRAFTPIETALVGKLMQLALDELAASFGSIAAISMVVERIETSPRFAAIVGPTTTTAVCSYGVEIEGKLGRFTVLLPHPCIEPVRDKLLQRFMGEKSGGDAGWTSHFERELRSMPLDLAARLSDRELAYHDVRQWQVGDVVPLGVGPDDPLTLVVEGLPLAAGLIGRKGSAAAVRLTSAWGSAS, translated from the coding sequence ATGACCGACGACGACTTCGACCTGCCCGACCCGCCCGCCGCGCCACTGGCGGGGGAGGGCGGTGCCTTCGGCCAGGCCGACATCGATGCGTTGTTTGGTGACGTCGGAACGACCGCGCCCGCCCGAACCGGCTTGCGTGCGCTGATCGAGAATGACTCGGTGCGGCAGGAGCGCCTGCCGATGCTCGAGGTCATCTGCGACCGGGTCCTGCGCAGCTTTGCGACGGCGATGCGCAATCTCACCTCCGAAACCATCGATGTCAGCCTCGACGGGGTAAGCTCGGGCCGGTTCGGTGACCTGATGAACCATGCGCCGCTGCCGGCGATGTTCGGCGTATTCCGCATTCCCGAATGGGACGACTACGGTGTGATCATCGTGGAGCCGGCGCTCATCTACTCGTCGGTTGATGCCCTGCTTGGCGGCGGCAAATCGGGCGAGCGCCAACAACGCATCGAGGGCCGCGCCTTTACGCCCATCGAGACGGCGCTGGTCGGCAAGCTCATGCAGCTCGCGCTGGACGAGCTCGCTGCCTCCTTCGGATCGATCGCGGCCATCAGCATGGTGGTGGAGCGGATCGAGACCAGCCCTCGCTTCGCGGCCATCGTTGGGCCGACCACTACCACCGCCGTGTGCAGCTACGGCGTCGAGATCGAAGGCAAGTTGGGCCGCTTCACGGTCCTGCTTCCCCATCCCTGCATCGAACCGGTGCGGGACAAGCTGCTGCAGCGATTCATGGGCGAAAAGTCGGGCGGCGACGCGGGCTGGACCAGCCATTTCGAGCGCGAACTGCGGAGCATGCCGCTCGACCTTGCGGCCCGCCTGTCTGACCGCGAACTGGCCTATCACGATGTCCGCCAATGGCAGGTCGGCGACGTCGTTCCGCTTGGCGTTGGACCCGACGATCCGCTCACGCTCGTCGTCGAGGGACTGCCGCTCGCCGCCGGACTCATCGGTCGCAAGGGCAGCGCCGCGGCCGTTCGTCTTACATCTGCCTGGGGTTCCGCGTCATGA
- the fliI gene encoding flagellar protein export ATPase FliI: MEALVALTEVLRQQPRERRFGQVVTVRGQLIEVAGFGQAAPLGARLSVLADGRAIDLEVTGLTADRLQCLSFADPRGVAAGARVELASRQVALRPCAAWLGRVVDGLGRPVDGGGPLPQGLVAQAVRAAPPPAAERSRVGERVATGVRALDLFAPLCRGQRLGLFAGSGVGKSVLMAQLARWTDCDVAVIGLVGERGRELRDFVEEELGPEGRARSVVVVATSDEPALMRRQAAWATLAIAEHFRDAGAHVLCVMDSVTRFAMAQREIGLASGEPPATKGYTPTVFAELPRLLERAGPGRAGQGSITGLFTVLVDGDDHDEPIADAARGILDGHIVMSRRIAERGRYPAIDVLRSVSRTLPACLSPDQNKLRLAARDLLSVHGDMEELVRLGAYRQGSNPDVDRAIALSPAIERLLHQDRSDLGPARDGFPDLANLLGSAS, encoded by the coding sequence ATGGAGGCGCTCGTCGCCCTCACGGAGGTTCTTCGTCAGCAGCCGCGGGAGCGGCGCTTCGGCCAGGTTGTCACGGTACGCGGCCAGCTGATCGAGGTCGCCGGTTTCGGCCAGGCCGCGCCGCTCGGTGCCCGGCTGTCGGTGCTCGCCGACGGTCGAGCCATCGACCTCGAGGTGACCGGATTGACTGCCGACCGCCTGCAATGCCTCAGTTTTGCCGACCCGCGCGGAGTCGCCGCTGGAGCGAGGGTGGAACTCGCCTCGCGGCAAGTGGCGTTGCGGCCATGTGCCGCATGGCTTGGCCGTGTGGTCGATGGACTTGGCCGCCCCGTCGACGGCGGAGGCCCGCTGCCGCAGGGCTTGGTCGCGCAGGCTGTCCGCGCCGCGCCGCCGCCGGCTGCCGAGCGTTCCCGTGTTGGTGAGCGCGTTGCCACCGGTGTCCGTGCGCTCGACCTGTTCGCGCCGCTGTGCCGTGGCCAGCGCCTCGGCCTCTTCGCCGGCTCGGGTGTCGGCAAGTCCGTGCTGATGGCACAGCTGGCCCGCTGGACGGACTGTGATGTCGCAGTCATCGGTCTGGTTGGTGAGCGTGGCCGCGAGCTGCGCGATTTCGTCGAGGAAGAGCTCGGTCCCGAGGGCCGCGCCCGCAGCGTCGTCGTGGTCGCCACGTCCGACGAGCCCGCGCTCATGCGTCGGCAGGCCGCCTGGGCGACCCTCGCCATCGCCGAGCATTTCCGCGACGCGGGCGCGCATGTGTTGTGCGTGATGGATTCGGTGACCCGCTTTGCGATGGCCCAGCGCGAGATTGGGCTGGCCAGTGGTGAGCCCCCCGCGACCAAGGGCTACACTCCCACGGTCTTCGCCGAACTGCCTCGCCTGCTGGAACGTGCCGGTCCGGGCAGGGCCGGGCAGGGTAGCATCACCGGTCTGTTCACCGTCCTTGTCGATGGCGACGATCATGATGAGCCGATCGCCGATGCCGCCCGCGGTATCCTCGACGGGCACATTGTCATGAGCCGTCGGATCGCAGAGCGTGGCCGCTACCCAGCGATTGACGTGCTTCGCTCGGTCAGCCGGACCTTGCCTGCCTGCCTTTCGCCGGACCAGAACAAATTGCGCCTGGCGGCGCGCGATCTCCTGTCCGTTCACGGAGACATGGAGGAACTGGTTCGACTCGGCGCCTATCGGCAGGGCAGCAACCCCGATGTCGACCGCGCCATCGCGCTATCACCCGCGATCGAACGTCTCCTGCATCAGGACAGGTCCGATCTCGGGCCCGCTCGCGACGGCTTTCCAGACCTCGCGAACCTGCTTGGGTCGGCGTCATGA